The Humulus lupulus chromosome 8 unlocalized genomic scaffold, drHumLupu1.1 SUPER_8_unloc_44, whole genome shotgun sequence genome window below encodes:
- the LOC133809261 gene encoding receptor-like protein 7, producing MNFDMFNGLINLTGLFLSRNNFSLLVSPHEINETFPQFTRLELSKCDLRNFPEFLRHKKQIESLDLGDNHIASRIPDWMRNMESLQTITLSNNSLIGELSPTICSRSFLKLLDLSHNRLGGKLPQCFGNFSKSLSILSLRNNSFSGDIPQFTNGNQLSIIDFGYNLFEGKLSKSLTNCQMLGYLNVERNNLNDVFPYWLGSLRELRILILQANEFHGVIREPKTNHRQFAKLRIIDISFNSFNGRVPIEYIQSWKAMASTSAEDFEYMMAIPFELKENSSGHIFRIGYFFEITIAVKGRHRYYHHIQNIIAVINLSNNKFVGEIPEAIGNLKGLYSLDLSNNHLKGGIPSSLSNLRALESLDISQNDLSGKIPIELDQLSFLQYFNVSHNQLSGSIPRDHLSTFEASSYEGNVGLCGMPLQNSCGYSSPPEHSFPSSEEESSCIFQFGWKVVAIEYGCGFLIGSFVGKIVIARKPYWSVMTFGIRS from the coding sequence ATGAATTTTGACATGTTTAATGGCCTAATAAACCTCACTGGCCTTTTTCTATCCCGAAATAATTTTTCACTACTTGTTAGTCCTCATGAGATAAATGAAACATTTCCACAATTCACACGTCTAGAATTGTCCAAATGCGATTTaagaaattttcctgaatttcTTAGACATAAAAAACAAATTGAGTCTTTGGATCTTGGAGATAACCATATTGCTAGTCGAATACCAGATTGGATGCGGAACATGGAAAGCTTGCAGACCATAACCCTTTCTAATAACTCCTTGATAGGAGAACTTTCACCTACAATATGTAGTCGTAGTTTTCTAAAACTCCTTGACTTGTCCCATAACAGGTTAGGTGGTAAACTTCCCCAATGTTTCGGTAACTTTAGTAAGTCATTGTCAATACTAAGTCTTAGGAACAACTCTTTTTCAGGCGACATTCCCCAATTTACAAATGGAAACCAACTGTCAATTATTGATTTTGGTTATAATCTATTTGAAGGGAAACTATCAAAATCACTTACGAATTGTCAGATGCTTGGTTACCTCAACGTTGAAAGAAATAATCTCAACGATGTTTTCCCTTATTGGTTGGGGAGTCTTCGAGAGCTGAGAATTCTTATATTGCAAGCTAATGAATTCCATGGAGTTATAAGGGAGCCCAAAACAAACCATCGTCAATTTGCAAAGTTACGTATAATTGATATATCATTCAACTCCTTCAATGGAAGAGTGCCAATTGAATACATACAGAGTTGGAAGGCCATGGCAAGTACAAGCGCTGAAGACTTTGAATATATGATGGCAATACCTTTTGAACTCAAAGAAAATAGTAGCGGTCATATTTTTCGTATAGGTTACTTTTTCGAAATTACAATAGCAGTCAAAGGCAGGCATAGATACTATCATCATATCCAAAATATTATTGCAGTTATAAATCTCTCCAACAATAAATTTGTTGGAGAAATTCCTGAAGCCATTGGAAACTTGAAGGGGCTCTATTCTCTTGACCTATCCAACAACCATCTCAAAGGTGGAATTCCATCATCACTGAGTAATCTAAGAGCTCTTGAATCCTTAGACATTTCTCAAAATGATCTTTCAGGGAAGATCCCTATTGAGTTAGACCAACTTTCTTTCCTTCAATACTTCAATGTTTCACACAACCAACTCTCAGGATCTATACCACGAGATCATCTCAGTACCTTTGAGGCCAGTTCCTACGAGGGAAATGTGGGATTATGTGGTATGCCACTACAAAACTCTTGTGGATACTCCAGTCCACCAGAACACTCATTTCCATCATCAGAAGAAGAGTCGAGCTGTATTTTTCAATTTGGCTGGAAAGTTGTTGCGATAGAATATGGATGTGGATTCTTAATTGGATCGTTTGTTGGGAAAATTGTGATTGCAAGAAAACCTTATTGGTCAGTGATGACCTTTGGGATAAGGAGCTGA
- the LOC133809272 gene encoding receptor-like protein 7, with product MGSLILRFSFTGFLFLTLLWFTFSQPVCHDDERSSLLQFKESFIINMSVSSFSSLSYSKVAFWTNKEDTRNCCMWHGVECDEITGHVIGLDLSSCYLYGSIDSTSSLFNLTHLQSLDLADNHFNYSQIPSAIKRLSMLTNLNLSFSVFSGQIPSEVSELSKLSNLDLSDNNLETLVSNLTSLEKLHLSGVDISSAVPKSLENLSSLISLLLEDCKLTGEFPINIFQLPNLRSLNVVFNKDLTGRFPVVLDQKCSLKSLLLGFTGFSGDLPSSIEKLASLTELDGTSCNFLGVIPASIGKLKQLTSLDLSNNYFVGQIPPSIGNLTQLTSLGLSYNNLVGQIPSFIGNLTQLTFLDLSSNQFSGPIPLSFSKLINLETLSLNDNNLSGTMNFDMFNGLKNLTTLILSQNNLSLLVSPHEINETFPQFTPLQLSKCNSRNFPEFLRHQKQIQSLDLEDNHIASRIPDWMWNMSMESLQAITLSNNSLIGELSPTICRRSFLKLLDLSHNRLGGKLPQCFGNFSKSLSILKLRNNSFSGNIPQFTKGNHLTFIDFGYNLFEGKLSKSLTNCNMLGYLNVERNNLSDVFPYWLGSLREQRLLILQANEFHGVIREPKTNHRQFAKLHIIDISFNSFNGRLPIEYIQSWKAMESTSAEDFEYMMAIVPFEFKENSSIHIFGQYPFQITIAVKSRHRYYQQIQNIIAVINLSNNKFVGEIPEAIGNLKGLYSLDLSNNHLKGGIPSSLSNLRALESLDISQNALSGKIPIELDQLSFLQYFNVSHNQLSGSIPQYHLSTFEASSYEGNVGLCGMPLQNSCGYSSPPEHSFPSSEEESSIFQFGWKVVAIGYGCGFLIGLFVGKIVIARKPNWLVMTFGIRS from the coding sequence ATGGGATCATTAATACTTCGCTTCAGTTTCACTGGTTTTCTCTTTCTGACTTTGTTATGGTTCACTTTCTCGCAGCCAGTTTGCCATGATGATGAAAGGTCTTCGTTGTTGCAGTTCAAGGAAAGTTTTATTATCAACATGTCTGTTTCTAgtttttcatctctttcttatTCGAAGGTTGCCTTCTGGACAAACAAAGAAGACACAAGAAATTGTTGCATGTGGCATGGGGTTGAGTGTGATGAGATCACAGGCCATGTCATCGGCCTTGATCTCAGCAGCTGCTACCTCTACGGCTCTATTGACTCAACTAGTAGCCTCTTCAATCTGACTCATCTTCAGAGTCTTGATCTTGCAGACAACCACTTCAACTATTCTCAAATACCCAGTGCTATCAAGCGGCTTTCTATGCTCACTAATCTCAACCTATCATTCTCTGTCTTCTCTGGTCAAATTCCGTCAGAAGTTTCAGAACTATCCAAATTATCCAATCTTGATTTGTCGGATAACAATTTGGAGACCCTTGTTTCAAACTTGACAAGCCTTGAGAAACTTCATCTCAGTGGTGTTGACATATCATCGGCAGTGCCTAAATCATTGGAAAATTTGTCTTCCTTGATATCACTGCTCTTGGAGGATTGCAAATTGACAGGTGAATTCCCAATCAATATTTTTCAACTTCCAAATTTACGAAGTCTAAATGTGGTGTTCAACAAGGATCTCACTGGAAGATTTCCTGTGGTACTTGACCAAAAGTGCTCTCTCAAGTCATTGCTATTAGGATTTACTGGCTTCTCTGGGGATCTACCGTCATCGATTGAAAAACTTGCTTCTTTGACTGAGTTGGATGGTACAAGTTGCAACTTTTTAGGAGTGATTCCAGCCTCCATAGGTAAGCTGAAACAACTCACTTCTCTCGACCTTTCTAATAATTATTTTGTGGGACAAATCCCTCCTTCCATTGGAAACCTAACTCAGCTCACTTCTCTCGGCCTTTCTTATAATAACCTTGTGGGACAAATTCCTTCTTTCATTGGAAACCTAACTCAGCTCACTTTTCTCGACCTGTCCTCAAATCAATTTAGTGGTCCAATTCCTTTGTCATTCTCAAAACTCATAAATTTAGAAACCCTTTCGTTGAATGATAATAATTTAAGCGGAACTATGAATTTTGACATGTTTAATGGCCTAAAAAACCTCACTACCCTTATTCTATCCCAAAATAATTTGTCACTACTTGTTAGTCCTCATGAGATAAATGAAACATTTCCACAATTCACACCTCTACAATTGTCCAAATGCAATTCAAGGAATTTTCCTGAATTTCTTAGACATCAAAAACAAATTCAGTCTTTGGATCTTGAAGATAACCATATTGCTAGTCGAATACCAGATTGGATGTGGAACATGAGCATGGAAAGCTTGCAGGCCATAACCCTTTCTAATAACTCCTTGATAGGAGAACTTTCACCTACAATATGTCGTCGTAGTTTTCTAAAACTCCTTGACTTGTCCCATAACAGGTTAGGTGGTAAGCTTCCCCAATGTTTCGGTAACTTTAGTAAGTCATTGTCAATACTAAAGCTTAGAAACAACTCTTTTTCAGGCAACATTCCCCAATTTACAAAAGGAAACCATCTGACATTTATTGATTTTGGTTATAATCTATTTGAAGGGAAACTATCAAAATCACTTACGAATTGTAACATGCTTGGTTACCTCAACGTTGAAAGAAATAATCTCAGCGATGTTTTCCCTTATTGGTTGGGGAGTCTTCGAGAGCAGAGACTTCTTATATTGCAAGCTAATGAATTCCATGGAGTTATAAGGGAGCCCAAAACAAACCATCGTCAATTTGCAAAGTTACATATAATTGATATATCATTCAACTCCTTCAATGGAAGACTGCCAATTGAATACATACAGAGTTGGAAGGCCATGGAAAGTACAAGCGCTGAAGACTTTGAATATATGATGGCAATTGTACCTTTTGAATTCAAAGAAAATAGTAGTATTCATATTTTTGGTCAATACCCTTTCCAAATTACAATAGCAGTCAAGAGCAGGCATAGATACTATCAGCAGATCCAAAATATTATTGCAGTTATAAATCTCTCCAACAATAAATTTGTTGGAGAAATTCCTGAAGCCATTGGAAACTTGAAGGGGCTCTATTCTCTTGACCTATCCAACAACCATCTCAAAGGTGGAATTCCATCATCACTGAGTAATCTAAGAGCTCTTGAATCCTTAGACATTTCTCAAAATGCTCTTTCAGGGAAGATCCCTATTGAGTTAGACCAACTTTCTTTCCTTCAATACTTCAATGTTTCACACAACCAACTCTCAGGATCTATACCACAATATCATCTCAGTACCTTTGAGGCCAGTTCCTACGAGGGAAATGTGGGATTATGTGGTATGCCACTACAAAACTCTTGTGGATACTCCAGTCCACCAGAACACTCATTTCCATCATCAGAAGAAGAGTCAAGCATTTTTCAATTTGGCTGGAAAGTTGTTGCGATAGGATATGGATGTGGATTCTTAATTGGATTGTTTGTTGGGAAAATTGTGATTGCAAGAAAACCTAATTGGTTAGTGATGACCTTTGGGATAAGGAGCTGA
- the LOC133809262 gene encoding receptor-like protein 7, whose product MGSLTLRFSFTGFLFLTLLCFSFSQPVCHDDERSSLLQFKESFIINMSASYFSSLSYSKVAFWTNKEDTRNCCMWHGVECDEITGHVIGLDLSSSYLYGSIDSTSSLFNLTHLQRLDLADNDFKYSQIPSAIKRLSMLTNLNLSFSAFSGQIPSEVSELSKLSNLDLSYNSGQVSGENLLETLVSNLTSLEKLHLSGVDISSAVPKSLENSSSLISLLLEDCKLTGEFPINIFQLPNLQSLNVKFNKNLTGRFPVVLDQKSSLKSFLFGVTGFSGDLPSSIEKLASLTELDGTSCNFSGVIPASIGKLKQLTSLDLSNNYFVGQIPPSIGNLTQFTSLDLSYNQFSGPIPLSFSKLINLETLTLDDNNLSVTRIMRLHLKTNW is encoded by the coding sequence ATGGGATCATTAACACTTCGCTTCAGTTTCACTGGTTTTCTCTTTCTGACCTTATTATGTTTCTCTTTCTCGCAGCCAGTTTGCCACGATGATGAAAGGTCTTCGTTGTTGCAGTTCAAGGAGAGTTTTATTATCAACATGTCtgcttcttatttttcttctctttcttaTTCGAAGGTTGCCTTCTGGACAAACAAAGAAGACACAAGAAATTGTTGCATGTGGCATGGGGTTGAGTGTGATGAGATCACAGGCCATGTCATCGGCCTTGATCTCAGCAGCAGCTACCTCTACGGCTCTATTGACTCAACTAGTAGCCTCTTCAATCTGACTCATCTTCAGAGACTTGATCTTGCAGACAACGATTTCAAGTATTCTCAAATACCCAGTGCTATCAAGCGACTTTCTATGCTCACTAATCTCAACCTATCATTCTCTGCCTTCTCCGGTCAAATTCCATCAGAAGTTTCAGAACTATCCAAATTATCCAATCTTGATTTGTCGTATAACAGTGGTCAAGTTTCTGGAGAAAATCTATTGGAGACCCTTGTTTCAAACTTGACAAGCCTTGAGAAACTTCATCTCAGTGGTGTTGACATATCATCGGCAGTGCCTAAATCATTGGAAAATTCGTCTTCCTTGATATCACTGCTCCTGGAGGATTGCAAATTGACGGGTGAATTCCCAATCAATATTTTTCAACTTCCAAATTTACAAAGTCTAAATGTGAAGTTCAACAAAAATCTCACTGGAAGATTTCCTGTGGTGCTTGACCAAAAGAGTTCTCTCAAGTCATTTCTATTTGGAGTCACTGGCTTCTCTGGGGATCTACCGTCATCGATTGAAAAACTTGCTTCTTTGACTGAGTTGGATGGTACAAGTTGCAACTTTTCAGGAGTGATTCCAGCCTCCATAGGTAAGCTGAAACAACTCACTTCTCTCGACCTTTCTAATAATTACTTTGTGGGACAAATCCCTCCTTCCATTGGAAACCTAACTCAGTTCACTTCTCTCGACCTGTCCTACAATCAATTTAGTGGTCCAATTCCTTTGTCATTCTCAAAACTCATAAATTTAGAAACCCTTACGTTGGATGATAATAATTTAAGCGTGACAAGAATCATGAGactccatctaaaaaccaattggtga
- the LOC133809260 gene encoding uncharacterized protein LOC133809260: MCKKERMEVVSKELGFEGCVAVEAAGHSGGLALMWTNHQAIQLLSFSSNHTDVEICIAGHPKFRLTGFYGEPRRQLCPQSWSLIRRLAQVSLLPWCVIGDMNNVLSQDDKRGGRSYPAWLVQGFQDVVADCNLLDMDLMGYPFTWEKGRGSQNWVEVRLDRALICGRWQSLFPHARLVNMEVSLSDHTPLWLDIGLSKKKSFVRTFRFENAWAREPMCRQIIQDIWLRYQMDPLYPKIKCCSTALAEWGRNIIGCFKERITQCNKILRQIKGRRDEEAVVRYKEVHAQLFEVLSQKEVYWKQRSKQMWLQAGDQNTKYFHAWANIRRRRNQIRSLKDVEGRSVDWDSGLDKLMVDYFSELFTASDTCWDRVISGVQGQISEELNHTLMATIDKDEVRAALFQMHPDKSPGPDGFNPGFYQKYWDIVEPDVLSVVQGFFERGVFDDHLMETNIVLIPKKSQPESMSDLRPIALCNIIYKIVSKVLANRLKIVLHHVISESQSAFIPGRLITDNILVSFEVMHYMKRKMAGHKGVMAIKLDMSKAYDRVEWGFLRAMLHKMGLNEHWINLIMVCVSKVKYKITTEGKELGPIIPSRGLRQGDPLSPYLFLICAEGLSALIADFERQGKIKGCKVARTAPVISHMFFADDAYLYCRATQEEATHVMEVLKLFQMASGQQVNLHKSSVFFSANTVPDMRKDICSILNMNEASVNTMYMGLPNILGRRKSAILGFLKDRMRAKIQSWESKFLSKAGKELLIKSVAQSLPSYAMSVFLIPVGLCKDMEQLMCKFWWKTDPRNNRGIHWQNWDKLSIHKSKGGMGFRSLHDFNLAYLSKQGWRLICRPQSLVGRLFKSRYFANGTFLSAELGSNPSYVWRSMFEAISLVKDVARMKVGNGGSIRMGIDPWLPCENHSTPRGLHDSLKNNLVKSLLDPVTKEWDKDLILDLFQPEDAYLILSIPLSTNTDDTWYWALEKSGNFSVKSLYRLLQERREDAAMAAHADLWVKLWKLRSPPKVKDLLWRSSTGCLPTRMQLSLKHVDIEMNCPYCPFEPESITHCLINCPFVHNCWRRSGLAVESPFLGSFGNWLDHCLRDKDESECQKIASLLWSIWRTRNNLVWHHKKMSPASVVFLSSSMLNQWIQAQNKIEVPLAAFLTDADGADTWQKPSAGGIKINVDTAIFSNFGSFSYACIARNEAGNPIEAITSCKQGSMSPELAEVMGIREALSWIKQKKWSNVTIETDCLLVIQALRSNATMASYFGDIVFECKRLSQVSSNISIVFVKRSANKVAHALARASYIPADRIFKVGDIPSSIMDVLLNEV, encoded by the coding sequence ATGTGTAAAAAGGAGAGGATGGAGGTTGTTAGTAAGGAATTGGGGTTTGAAGGGTGTGTGGCCGTAGAAGCGGCGGGGCATAGTGGGGGCTTAGCGTTGATGTGGACTAATCATCAGGCGATCCAGTTACTCAGTTTTAGCTCTAATCACACTGATGTTGAGATTTGTATAGCTGGACATCCTAAGTTTCGTTTGACTGGTTTCTATGGCGAGCCTCGTCGTCAGTTATGTCCTCAATCATGGTCGTTGATTCGTCGATTAGCGCAGGTGTCACTCTTACCTTGGTGTGTTATTGGAGATATGAACAATGTGTTGTCTCAAGATGATAAGAGAGGTGGTAGAAGTTATCCGGCCTGGCTTGTGCAGGGGTTTCAAGATGTAGTGGCTGACTGCAATCTGTTAGATATGGATTTGATGGGATATCCTTTTACGTGGGAGAAGGGTAGAGGCAGTCAGAATTGGGTTGAAGTTAGACTGGATAGAGCTCTTATTTGTGGTCGTTGGCAGAGCCTTTTCCCTCACGCTAGATTGGTTAATATGGAAGTGTCGCTGTCTGATCATACCCCCCTTTGGCTTGACATTGGGCTCTCAAAGAAGAAAAGCTTTGTTAGAACATTCAGATTCGAGAATGCTTGGGCCAGGGAGCCTATGTGCCGTCAAATTATTCAGGATATTTGGTTGCGGTATCAAATGGACCCTCTTTATCCTAAAATCAAGTGTTGTAGTACGGCGCTGGCGGAGTGGGGTCGCAATATAATTGGCTGTTTCAAAGAGAGAATAACCCAGTGTAACAAAATTCTGAGGCAGATCAAGGGTAGAAGGGATGAGGAAGCTGTAGTGCGGTATAAGGAGGTCCATGCTCAATTATTTGAGGTCCTTTCACAAAAAGAAGTTTACTGGAAGCAGCGGTCAAAGCAAATGTGGCTCCAAGCGGGTGATCAGAACACGAAATATTTCCATGCTTGGGCAAACATAAGAAGGAGAAGGAATCAGATTCGGTCTCTAAAGGATGTTGAGGGCAGGTCAGTTGATTGGGACAGTGGTCTGGATAAGCTTATGGTGGATTATTTCTCAGAATTATTTACCGCGTCTGACACTTGCTGGGATAGAGTCATCTCAGGCGTTCAGGGGCAGATTTCAGAGGAGTTGAATCATACTTTGATGGCCACTATTGACAAGGACGAAGTGAGAGCAGCCCTTTTTCAAATGCACCCAGATAAATCACCAGGACCAGATGGGTTCAATCCAGGCTTCTATCAGAAATACTGGGATATTGTGGAACCTGATGTTTTGAGCGTTGTGCAGGGCTTCTTTGAGCGTGGAGTGTTTGATGACCACCTGATGGAGACTAATATTGTGCTGATACCCAAAAAGTCACAACCTGAATCTATGAGTGACTTAAGACCAATTGCCTTGTGTAACATTATATACAAGATTGTCTCCAAGGTGCTGGCTAATAGGTTGAAGATTGTTCTGCATCATGTTATTTCTGAGTCTCAGAGTGCCTTTATCCCAGGAAGACTTATTACTGATAATATATTAGTATCTTTCGAGGTGATGCACTATATGAAGAGGAAAATGGCGGGGCACAAAGGAGTGATGGCCATAAAACTAGACATGAGTAAAGCGTATGATAGAGTGGAGTGGGGTTTCCTCAGAGCTATGTTACACAAGATGGGTCTAAACGAGCACTGGATCAATCTGATAATGGTTTGTGTTAGTAAGGTGAAATATAAAATCACGACGGAAGGCAAAGAACTGGGTCCCATTATTCCCAGTAGAGGGCTTCGTCAAGGGGATCCTCTATCACCATATTTGTTCCTTATATGTGCTGAAGGTCTATCTGCCCTCATAGCTGACTTTGAGCGACAAGGTAAAATTAAAGGGTGTAAAGTGGCAAGAACAGCCCCAGTGATTTCCCATATGTTTTTCGCAGATGATGCCTATTTATACTGCAGAGCAACACAGGAAGAGGCTACTCATGTCATGGAAGTCCTGAAATTATTTCAGATGGCATCTGGTCAACAGGTTAATTTACATAAGTCCTCAGTGTTCTTTAGTGCTAACACAGTTCCAGATATGAGGAAGGATATTTGCTCTATTTTGAATATGAATGAAGCGTCTGTTAATACTATGTATATGGGATTACCAAATATACTAGGCAGGAGGAAGAGTGCAATTTTGGGATTTCTAAAAGATAGGATGCGTGCAAAAATTCAGAGCTGGGAGAGCAAGTTTTTATCAAAAGCTGGTAAGGAACTTCTTATCAAATCGGTGGCCCAGTCACTCCCATCGTACGCAATGAGTGTATTTCTTATTCCAGTGGGTTTGTGTAAGGATATGGAACAGCTTATGTGTAAGTTTTGGTGGAAAACAGATCCCAGGAACAATCGTGGCATCCATTGGCAAAACTGGGATAAACTATCGATACATAAATCTAAAGGAGGAATGGGGTTTAGGAGTCTTCATGATTTTAACTTGGCTTATCTAAGCAAGCAGGGGTGGAGACTAATTTGTAGACCCCAAAGTTTGGTAGGTAGGTTGTTCAAATCAAGATATTTTGCCAATGGTACTTTTCTCTCAGCCGAACTTGGGAGTAATCCAAGCTATGTGTGGAGAAGCATGTTTGAAGCTATTTCTCTGGTTAAAGATGTAGCCCGAATGAAGGTGGGTAATGGTGGTTCAATTCGTATGGGCATAGACCCCTGGCTGCCGTGTGAAAACCATTCTACACCTAGGGGTCTCCACGATTCTTTGAAGAATAATCTGGTTAAATCCCTCTTGGATCCGGTCACGAAGGAGTGGGATAAAGACTTGATACTGGACCTATTTCAACCTGAAGACGCCTACCTTATTCTGAGCATTCCCCTTAGTACTAACACAGATGATACATGGTATTGGGCTCTTGAAAAGTCAGGCAATTTCTCAGTCAAAAGCTTATATCGGCTCTTGCAGGAAAGAAGGGAAGATGCGGCTATGGCGGCACACGCAGATCTCTGGGTTAAATTATGGAAGCTTAGAAGTCCTCCCAAGGTGAAAGACTTGCTTTGGCGTTCATCAACAGGTTGTCTCCCCACAAGAATGCAGCTTAGCTTGAAGCATGTTGATATTGAGATGAATTGCCCTTATTGCCCCTTTGAACCTGAATCAATTACACATTGCCTCATCAATTGCCCCTTTGTTCATAATTGTTGGAGACGTTCTGGGCTGGCTGTTGAAAGCCCGTTCTTGGGTTCGTTTGGAAACTGGTTAGATCACTGCCTGCGCGATAAGGATGAGAGTGAGTGCCAAAAAATTGCCTCTCTGCTATGGAGTATATGGCGTACGCGTAACAACTTGGTGTGGCATCATAAAAAGATGTCTCCAGCTTCTGTTGTCTTCTTGTCCAGCTCAATGCTTAATCAGTGGATCCAGGCACAAAACAAGATTGAGGTGCCTCTTGCTGCTTTCTTGACTGATGCAGATGGCGCAGATACATGGCAAAAACCATCTGCTGGAGGTATAAAAATAAATGTGGACACAGCTATTTTCTCCAATTTTGGCTCTTTCAGCTATGCTTGTATTGCTAGAAATGAAGCAGGGAATCCTATTGAGGCAATAACTAGCTGTAAGCAGGGGTCAATGTCTCCAGAACTAGCAGAGGTCATGGGGATCAGGGAAGCCTTAAGTTGGATCAAACAGAAGAAATGGTCGAATGTTACAATTGAAACCGATTGCCTACTGGTGATACAAGCTCTTCGCAGCAATGCTACTATGGCCTCATACTTTGGTGATATTGTATTCGAATGTAAAAGATTGAGCCAAGTGAGTAGTAATATTTCTATTGTTTTTGTAAAACGGTCCGCAAATAAGGTGGCTCATGCGTTAGCTCGAGCATCTTATATTCCCGCTGATCGTATTTTTAAGGTGGGGGATATCCCATCCTCTATTATGGATGTATTGTTGAATGAAGTTTGA